CCGGATCGAGACCGTGCACGAGCGACTCGCCTGGCTGCTGGTCATTGCCACGATCCCGGCCGGTATCACGGGGCTGTTGCTGGAGCACGAGCTTCGGGTCGTCTTCGCCAAGCCGCTGGCGGCGGCCATCTTCCTGACGATCAACGGCTTCGTGCTGTTCGGCGGTGAGTGGCTGCGCCGGCGAAGCCTGGCCCGCGGCGGGCTCGAGGCCGGGAGCGACCACACCAGCGAAGCGGTCGATGCCGCGGTCGTGACGAGGCTGCGGCCGGTCGACGCCGGATGGATCGGCCTGGCCCAGGTGCTCGCACTTCTCGCCGGGATCAGCCGCTCGGGCATCACGATGGTGGCCGGGCTGGCGCGGGACCTCGACCACGAGCAGGCGATGCGGTTCGCCTTCCTGCTCGCGACGCCGATCATCCTCGCGGCCGGCGTGCTGAAGATCCCCGACTTCACCGGGCACCTCGGCAACGGGATCCGGGTGCAGGCACTCGGCGGCGCCGTCGCGGCCTTCATCGGCGCGTTCCTGTCGACCCGCTTCCTTGCCCGCTACTTCCGCAGCAACAACCTCACGCCGTTCGCGGTCTACTGCCTGCTCTTCGGCGTCGCCAGCATCATCCGGTTCGGCTGATCGAGTCGCACCGGATTCAGAGGAAACTCAGAGCCGCGGAAGGGATCCGCGGTCGTCGGGCTGCGACATCCTGGATCGGTGAGCACGACCGGGGTGGGTGCACGTGATGCGGCGCAGCGGCTCCGGCACGCCGACGGCAGCCCGGTCCGGGTCCTGGTCGTCGACGACGAACCCAGCCTCGCCGAGCTGCTGACGCGGGTCCTGCGGTACGAGGGCTGGGAGGTCGAGTCCGCGGGCAACGGTGTCGAGGCGTTGACGATCGCGCGGCGGCTGCGCCCCGACGCGGTGGTGCTCGACATGATGCTGCCGGACACCGACGGTCTTTCAGTCCTCGAGTCGCTGCGCCGGGACAACCAGAAGGTGTGCGTGCTGTTCCTCACCGCGCGCGACTCGGTCGAGGACCGAGTCGCGGGCATCACCGCAGGTGGTGACGACTACGTCACGAAGCCGTTCAGCCTCGAGGAGGTGTTGGCCCGCTTGCGTGGGGTGCTGCGCCGAGCAGGGATGACCCATGGCCCGAACCCGACCTTGTTGACGGTCGGCGACCTGAGCGTCGACGAGGATGCGCACGAGGTGTTTCGCGGCGGCGACCGGATCGAGCTGACCGCCACCGAGTTCGAGCTGCTGCGCTACCTCATGCGGAACCCGCGCCGCGTGCTCAGCAAGGCGCAGATCCTGGATCGGGTCTGGGACTATGACTTCGGCGGCCAGGCGCATGTCGTCGAGCTCTACATCTCCTACCTGCGCAAGAAGGTCGACGCCGGAAGGACGCCGATGATCCACACCGTGCGGGGCGCCGGATACGTTCTCCGCCCGGCTCAGTGACTCAGACCGGCGCGCCAGCGGCAGCCGGTGCACAACCGGCCGCACGATGGTGGGACCGGCGCACGCTGCGCTTCCGGGTGCTGGCCAGCCTGCTTGCTGTGCTGCTGATCGCCTTCGCAGTCATCGGGGTAGTGACCGTCTTCGCGCTGAGTCATTTCCTCACCGGCCGGCTGGACCAGCAGCTGAACGTCGCGGGCGCACGGTACGTCGCCGCTGCGCAGAGCAAGGGCACGAGTCCGCGAGACGGTGACGGTGACGGCGACTTCGACGACGGCTTCGGCGACGAACGCGGCCAGCAGGTCGGCACCCTCGGCGCGCGAATCCAGGACTCCCGCATCACCGGCTTCGGCATCGTCGGCCGGCGCGAGCCGCCGGCGCTGCCCGCCGCCGACCGGGCGCTGCTGCTCGGTGTCTCGACCCGGCACTTCCGCTCCTACGATCTCGGCCGGCTCGGCGACTACCGGTTGCGCGCCTACCCGGCCGCCGGCGGCGAGCGCCTCGTCGTCGGCCTGCCGCTGA
Above is a window of Mycobacteriales bacterium DNA encoding:
- a CDS encoding undecaprenyl-diphosphate phosphatase produces the protein MHHLTYLQAIVIGAIQGVTELFPVSSLGHAVLVPHWIGGSWAQTVGDESTGESPYLAFIVVLHVATALALLVYFWREWVDIVRALFRSIARRRIETVHERLAWLLVIATIPAGITGLLLEHELRVVFAKPLAAAIFLTINGFVLFGGEWLRRRSLARGGLEAGSDHTSEAVDAAVVTRLRPVDAGWIGLAQVLALLAGISRSGITMVAGLARDLDHEQAMRFAFLLATPIILAAGVLKIPDFTGHLGNGIRVQALGGAVAAFIGAFLSTRFLARYFRSNNLTPFAVYCLLFGVASIIRFG
- a CDS encoding response regulator transcription factor — encoded protein: MSTTGVGARDAAQRLRHADGSPVRVLVVDDEPSLAELLTRVLRYEGWEVESAGNGVEALTIARRLRPDAVVLDMMLPDTDGLSVLESLRRDNQKVCVLFLTARDSVEDRVAGITAGGDDYVTKPFSLEEVLARLRGVLRRAGMTHGPNPTLLTVGDLSVDEDAHEVFRGGDRIELTATEFELLRYLMRNPRRVLSKAQILDRVWDYDFGGQAHVVELYISYLRKKVDAGRTPMIHTVRGAGYVLRPAQ